The Bacillus sp. NEB1478 genome contains the following window.
GGTGGTAAACAAGTTCGTGTTGAAGAAGGTCAAGCAATCTATGTTGAAAAACTAGATATCGAAGCTGGAGAAACAGTAACATTTGAAGATGTATTGATGATCGGTGGAGACAGCTTGAAATTAGGAGCTCCTTTAGTTGAAGGCGCTACAGTTACGGCAAAAGTTGAGAAACACGGCCGTGGCGAAAAAGTGGTTGTTTATAAGTTTAAGGCGAAGAAAAACTATCGTCGTAAGCAAGGACACCGTCAACCATACACAAAAGTTGTGATTGATAAAATTAACGGGTAATTACTTATGATTCATGTTTCTATATACAGAAACCATAATCAAGACATATTATCGTTTACGATGGAAGGGCATGCTGATTATGCCCCGCATGGCCAAGACTTGGTCTGTGCAGCGGCTACGGCAGTTTCGTTTGGTACGATTAATGCGATAGAACAGCTTTGCGGCTATGAGCCTGAAGTTACCACTGTTGATGATGGTGGATTTCTAAAGCTTAATATACCGGATGAGATAAATGATTCTTCATTTCAACAAACACAATTGCTTTTGGAAGGTATGATTGTATCCCTGGCAACGATTGAAGCAGGATACAAAAAATATATTAAACTGACTCAACATGAAGGAGGTGGAACAAATGCTTAAATTAAACCTTCAATATTTTGCATCCAAAAAAGGTGTAGGTAGCACAAAGAACGGTCGTGATTCACAGTCTAAGCGTCTTGGCGCTAAGCGTGCTGACGGACAATTCGTTTCTGGTGGTTCTATTCTTTACCGTCAACGCGGTACTAAGATCTATCCTGGTACAAACGTTGGTAAAGGCGGAGATGACACACTATTTGCAAAGGTAGACGGTATCGTTCGTTTCGAGCGTTTGGGCCGTGACCGCAAAAAGGTAAGTGTTTACCCAATCGCGCAAGAAGCGTAAGAGGGAGATAAAAACTCTAACCAGATTGGTTAGGGTTTTTTATTTGCACTCGTTAAAATGGATTCAATGCTCACTCTTTAGGCTGACGGATTAGACTTGCCGTCAGCCAAGTTTTCTTTATCATTTAGCTTTTTATACACATAACGAATTAATTTTAAGCTAATTTGTCGGATTGAGGAATGCCATACTAAGTAGAAAGGCTAGGGAGTCGATGATGCCAAAAAATTGGACAACGGTTGATCTTTTGCGCCATGCAAGGCATGACTGGTTAAACCAGCTTCAGCTGATTAAAGCAAACCTCTCGCTTGATCGAACGGAGAGAGCGAAAGAGATTATGAATGAAGTAATTGAATTGTCCCGGGAAGAATCGCGGATCTCCAACCTGAAAACCCCCAATCTAGCAGAGTACTTATTAACATATAATTGGTTGAAACACCCGGTTAAGTTATTCGGGAAGGTTAAAGGCGAAAGTGGAGATTTTAGCTTATATGAAGAGGATTTGCTGAATATAACCAATGAATTATGCGAGTTGTTGAACAGCTCGATATCCGGATATGAAGAATGTTATCTAATGATGACATTTATACCTGAAAATCTTCATGTATGCTTTGACTTTCATGGACAATTATCTGAAAAAGAACTCGTCCATAATAAGATAAAGAAAATATTTTCAACACATAAAAGCCTGGAAGTCATCGAAAGCTATATGCATGATAATGAGTGTTATTTTGAAATTCGATTAAGTTCTTAAGAAAGGAGGAGAATAAATGTTTGTCGATCAGGTCAAAGTTTATGTTAAAGGCGGAGATGGCGGAAATGGGATGGTTGCGTTTCGCCGCGAAAAATATGTTCCAGATGGCGGTCCTGCAGGCGGTGATGGCGGAAAAGGCGCTAGCGTTATTTTTGAAGTGGAAGAAGGACTTCGTACGTTAATGGATTTCCGTTTTAATCGCCACTTTAAAGCTAATAGAGGCGAACATGGGATGTCAAAAGGCATGCATGGGAAGAAAGCCAATGATATGATCGTAAAGGTTCCTCCTGGTACAGTCGTTTCAGACGCGAATACTGGAGAAACGATTGCGGACCTCGTGCACCATAAACAGCAAGCGGTCATCGCTAAAGGTGGACGTGGAGGACGCGGGAACACTCGTTTTGCAACACCTGCAAACCCAGCGCCAGAAATCGCTGAAAATGGGGAGCCTGGAGTAGAAAGAGAAGTTACACTTGAATTGAAAGTGTTAGCAGATGTAGGGTTGGTTGGATTTCCGAGCGTTGGTAAATCAACGTTACTATCAATCGTTTCTGCTGCTAAACCTAAGATAGCTGCCTATCATT
Protein-coding sequences here:
- the rpmA gene encoding 50S ribosomal protein L27 — translated: MLKLNLQYFASKKGVGSTKNGRDSQSKRLGAKRADGQFVSGGSILYRQRGTKIYPGTNVGKGGDDTLFAKVDGIVRFERLGRDRKKVSVYPIAQEA
- a CDS encoding ribosomal-processing cysteine protease Prp, which translates into the protein MIHVSIYRNHNQDILSFTMEGHADYAPHGQDLVCAAATAVSFGTINAIEQLCGYEPEVTTVDDGGFLKLNIPDEINDSSFQQTQLLLEGMIVSLATIEAGYKKYIKLTQHEGGGTNA
- the rplU gene encoding 50S ribosomal protein L21, with translation MYAIIQTGGKQVRVEEGQAIYVEKLDIEAGETVTFEDVLMIGGDSLKLGAPLVEGATVTAKVEKHGRGEKVVVYKFKAKKNYRRKQGHRQPYTKVVIDKING
- a CDS encoding Spo0B C-terminal domain-containing protein, with amino-acid sequence MPKNWTTVDLLRHARHDWLNQLQLIKANLSLDRTERAKEIMNEVIELSREESRISNLKTPNLAEYLLTYNWLKHPVKLFGKVKGESGDFSLYEEDLLNITNELCELLNSSISGYEECYLMMTFIPENLHVCFDFHGQLSEKELVHNKIKKIFSTHKSLEVIESYMHDNECYFEIRLSS